The Melopsittacus undulatus isolate bMelUnd1 chromosome 12, bMelUnd1.mat.Z, whole genome shotgun sequence genome has a segment encoding these proteins:
- the FBLIM1 gene encoding filamin-binding LIM protein 1 isoform X2, with amino-acid sequence MRPGSSSHRPGPSVLSAMLPGKAEKRMVSSVFITLVPPRREVTTKEKTQRELQPDGDKVPGPHHPWTPLPRPPALPNGETCPAAPVPSSPTVLVLSEAPQPLSAETLVPALQQLDLAAPATLQAPSTLPAELRPPKFCQEQAGKPQWRDAKGYPDRDTSRDICAFCHKALGPREPTVEAMGKQYHAECFTCRTCPRLLAGQRYYQKDGRPMCDACYQATLEKCAKCQGLITESIVRALGKGFHPDCFSCAACGRAIGAESFAVDEQDEVYCVADFYRKYAAVCSACERPIIPHEDKDTYKIECLGRSFHESCYCCESCRTPLSPELTEDGCYPLDNHLLCKSCHIRWRTESSC; translated from the exons ATGAGACCCGGCAGCTCCTCACACAG GCCCGGTCCGTCCGTGCTTTCGGCAATGCTGCCggggaaagcagagaagaggaTGGTTTCATCGGTCTTCATCACCCTGGTGCCACCGCGGAGGGAGGTGACCACCAAGGAGAAAACCCAAAGGGAGCTGCAGCCAGATGGGGACAAGGTCCCAGGCCCCCATCACCCCTGGACTCCGCTGCCCCGACCCCCTGCATTGCCCAATGGAG AAACCTGCCCAGCAGCCCCTGTGCCTTCATCCCCGACGGTCCTCGTCCTCTCTGAAGCTCCCCAGCCCTTGTCTGCAGAGACACTGgttccagcactgcagcaacTGGACCTTGCAGCACCTGCCACCCTCCAG GCCCCTTCCACCCTCCCTGCCGAATTGAGGCCACCCAAATTCTGCCAGGAGCAAGCAGGCAAGCCGCAGTGGCGGGATGCGAAAGGGTACCCAGACAGAGACACCTCCAGAG ACATCTGCGCCTTCTGCCACAAGGCACTGGGGCCACGGGAGCCGACAGTGGAGGCGATGGGGAAGCAGTACCACGCTGAGTGCTTCACCTGCAGGACGTGCCCCCGGCTCCTGGCCGGGCAGCGCTACTACCAAAAGGATGGGCGCCCCATGTGCGACGCCTGCTACCAG GCCACACTGGAGAAATGCGCCAAGTGCCAAGGGCTGATCACGGAGAGCATCGTCCGTGCCCTGGGCAAAGGCTTCCATCCTGACTGCTtctcctgtgctgcctgtggccGGGCCATCGGTGCTGAGAGCTTCGCTGTGGACGAGCAGGATGAGGTGTACTGCGTGGCTGACTTCTACAG GAAGTACGCTGCGGTCTGCAGCGCTTGTGAGCGCCCCATcatcccccatgaggacaaggacACCTACAAGATTGAGTGCCTGGGACGCAGCTTCCACGAGAGCTGCTACTGCTGTGAG agctgcaggacacCCCTGTCACCAGAGCTGACGGAGGACGGGTGCTACCCCCTGGACAACCACCTCCTCTGCAAGTCCTGCCACATCCGCTGGCGAACCGAGTCATCCTGCTAA
- the FBLIM1 gene encoding filamin-binding LIM protein 1 isoform X1, giving the protein MRPGSSSHRPGPSVLSAMLPGKAEKRMVSSVFITLVPPRREVTTKEKTQRELQPDGDKVPGPHHPWTPLPRPPALPNGETCPAAPVPSSPTVLVLSEAPQPLSAETLVPALQQLDLAAPATLQAPSTLPAELRPPKFCQEQAGKPQWRDAKGYPDRDTSRGKVGMELHCEGLSSAGETEAHSSKPLSLLPEDICAFCHKALGPREPTVEAMGKQYHAECFTCRTCPRLLAGQRYYQKDGRPMCDACYQATLEKCAKCQGLITESIVRALGKGFHPDCFSCAACGRAIGAESFAVDEQDEVYCVADFYRKYAAVCSACERPIIPHEDKDTYKIECLGRSFHESCYCCESCRTPLSPELTEDGCYPLDNHLLCKSCHIRWRTESSC; this is encoded by the exons ATGAGACCCGGCAGCTCCTCACACAG GCCCGGTCCGTCCGTGCTTTCGGCAATGCTGCCggggaaagcagagaagaggaTGGTTTCATCGGTCTTCATCACCCTGGTGCCACCGCGGAGGGAGGTGACCACCAAGGAGAAAACCCAAAGGGAGCTGCAGCCAGATGGGGACAAGGTCCCAGGCCCCCATCACCCCTGGACTCCGCTGCCCCGACCCCCTGCATTGCCCAATGGAG AAACCTGCCCAGCAGCCCCTGTGCCTTCATCCCCGACGGTCCTCGTCCTCTCTGAAGCTCCCCAGCCCTTGTCTGCAGAGACACTGgttccagcactgcagcaacTGGACCTTGCAGCACCTGCCACCCTCCAG GCCCCTTCCACCCTCCCTGCCGAATTGAGGCCACCCAAATTCTGCCAGGAGCAAGCAGGCAAGCCGCAGTGGCGGGATGCGAAAGGGTACCCAGACAGAGACACCTCCAGAGGTaaggtggggatggagctgcacTGTGAGGGCTTGTCCTcagctggggaaactgaggcacacagcagcaaacccctctcccttcttcctgaaGACATCTGCGCCTTCTGCCACAAGGCACTGGGGCCACGGGAGCCGACAGTGGAGGCGATGGGGAAGCAGTACCACGCTGAGTGCTTCACCTGCAGGACGTGCCCCCGGCTCCTGGCCGGGCAGCGCTACTACCAAAAGGATGGGCGCCCCATGTGCGACGCCTGCTACCAG GCCACACTGGAGAAATGCGCCAAGTGCCAAGGGCTGATCACGGAGAGCATCGTCCGTGCCCTGGGCAAAGGCTTCCATCCTGACTGCTtctcctgtgctgcctgtggccGGGCCATCGGTGCTGAGAGCTTCGCTGTGGACGAGCAGGATGAGGTGTACTGCGTGGCTGACTTCTACAG GAAGTACGCTGCGGTCTGCAGCGCTTGTGAGCGCCCCATcatcccccatgaggacaaggacACCTACAAGATTGAGTGCCTGGGACGCAGCTTCCACGAGAGCTGCTACTGCTGTGAG agctgcaggacacCCCTGTCACCAGAGCTGACGGAGGACGGGTGCTACCCCCTGGACAACCACCTCCTCTGCAAGTCCTGCCACATCCGCTGGCGAACCGAGTCATCCTGCTAA
- the TMEM82 gene encoding transmembrane protein 82 yields the protein MFSLWSWLPGLTWGWALLDALLQGESPRGPWGQLGYSSGTLVTCCCLFPAGLVGACAVSVLCSLLKVYLYIQCLNDPEGQAEKEAMRAQRRVLEPLHVLVLTGLLALVGSRVAALVVLEFSLRAVSTLLSLSKGSHSTQLYLQCQYSLGCGVSCGLSFLLEGAPHGTCNLALAAGLAGLLACGARRLARHVCTLYELHSPAQYCGVCILLLSTGHRIPRLLRRALAITFTVADLAAVALINRDFLSTGEAVRFWTPLTICYTLLIVYMQEEPQQSSGRRPVFQTVLVRMGGLFILLLTVGHWVDIFHILVSLLGELWCLFHARVLLEACWRQDFAQHSRLDRQPRSGSEEAS from the exons ATGTTTTCCCTGTGGTCATGGCTGCCTGGGCTGACGTGGGGCTGGGCGCTGCTGGATGCTCTGCTGCAAGGTGAGAGCCCCCGGGGTCCATGGGGACAGCTTGGGTACAGCTCAGGGACACTGGtgacctgctgctgccttttccctgcagggctggtgggTGCCTGCGCCGTCTCggtgctctgcagcctcctgaaGGTTTATCTTTACATCCAGTGCCTGAA TGACCCGGAGGGGCAGGCGGAGAAGGAGGCGATGCGGGCGCAGCGGCGGGTGCTGGAGCCACTGCATGTGCTGGTGCTGACGGGGCTGCTGGCGCTGGTGGGCTCCCGCGTGGCTGCACTGGTGGTGCTGGAGTTCTCCCTGCGTGCAGTGTCCaccctgctctccctcagcaAG ggctcccacagcacccagctctACCTGCAGTGCCAGTACTCACTGGGCTGTGGCGTGTCCTGCGGCCTCAGCTTCCTGCTGGAAGGGGCTCCCCATGGCACCTGCAACCTGGCGCTggcggcagggctggcagggctgcTGGCCTGCGGTGCACGGCGCCTGGCGCGGCACGTCTGCACCCTGTATGAGCTGCACAGCCCCGCACAGTACTGCGGTGTCTGCATCCTCCTGCTCAGCACCGGGCACCGCATCCCGCGCCTGCTGCGCCGGGCGCTGGCCATCACCTTCACCGTGGCTGACCTGGCTGCCGTGGCCCTCATCAACCGGGATTTCCTGTCCACGGGGGAGGCCGTGCGCTTCTGGACACCACTCACCATCTGCTACACGCTGCTGATCGTCTACATGCAAG AGGAGCCGCAGCAGAGCAGCGGGAGGCGGCCGGTGTTCCAGACGGTGCTGGTGCGGATGGGAGgcctcttcatcctcctcctcactgtTGGTCATTGGGTTGACATCTTCCACATCCTCGTCTCGCTGTTGGGAGAACTGTGGTGCCTGTTCCATGCCCGTGTCCTGCTGGAGGCGTGCTGGAGGCAG GACTTCGCTCAGCATTCTCGGTTGGACAGGCAGCCAAGATCGGGATCAGAGGAGGCATCCTGA